The proteins below come from a single Streptococcus hyointestinalis genomic window:
- a CDS encoding peptidoglycan amidohydrolase family protein, with protein MAVNIEAAIAWMSARVGKVAYSMDYRNGPGSYDCSSSVYYALMSAGAISAGWAVNTEYEHDWLIKNGYKLIAENTDWDAKRGDIFIWGRRGQSSGAGGHTGIFVDPDNIIHCNYANNSITINNYNQTAAASGWMYCYVYRLANQPTTSPSGKTLDTLVKETLAGKYGNGDQRKAALGNQYEAVMAVINGKATAPKKTVDQLAQEVIQGKHGNGEDRKKSLGPDYDAVQKRVTEILKGSTSGNTPKTPSDAPKSEVVNSTTEPKTEETGATGKATDTKITKEDGDLSFNGAILKKSVLDVILAKCKEHNILPSYAITVLHFEGLWGTSAVGKADNNWGGMTWTGKGERPSGVTVTQGTARPANEGGHYMHYASVDDFLTDWFYLLRSGGSYKVSGAKTFSEAIKGMFKTGGAVYDYAATGYDNYLVGMSSRLKAIETENGSLSKYDVATVEDVGSKDKIEVNIDGIEISINGVTYTISKKPV; from the coding sequence GCAGGAGCTATCTCAGCAGGTTGGGCGGTCAATACTGAATATGAGCATGATTGGCTCATCAAGAATGGCTACAAGTTGATTGCTGAAAATACTGATTGGGATGCCAAGCGTGGGGATATTTTTATCTGGGGCCGTCGTGGACAGTCTAGCGGTGCTGGTGGTCATACTGGTATTTTTGTAGATCCAGATAATATCATCCACTGTAACTATGCCAACAACAGCATTACCATCAACAACTACAATCAAACAGCGGCAGCTAGTGGTTGGATGTATTGCTATGTTTACCGCTTGGCTAATCAACCCACAACTAGCCCGTCAGGAAAAACTCTTGATACATTGGTTAAAGAGACTCTTGCTGGAAAATACGGAAACGGAGATCAGCGGAAAGCAGCTCTTGGTAATCAATATGAGGCTGTCATGGCAGTCATCAATGGCAAAGCTACGGCACCTAAAAAGACTGTTGACCAACTGGCTCAAGAAGTGATCCAGGGGAAACATGGCAACGGTGAAGACCGTAAAAAATCCCTTGGTCCTGACTATGACGCAGTCCAAAAACGTGTAACTGAAATCCTGAAAGGTAGCACATCAGGAAATACCCCCAAAACGCCCTCAGACGCTCCAAAAAGTGAGGTGGTAAATTCCACCACCGAACCTAAGACAGAGGAAACTGGGGCAACTGGTAAAGCGACAGATACCAAAATCACTAAAGAAGATGGTGACTTGTCCTTTAACGGTGCAATCCTGAAAAAATCTGTCCTTGATGTTATCCTTGCTAAGTGTAAGGAACACAATATCCTACCTAGCTACGCTATTACCGTTCTACACTTTGAGGGGCTTTGGGGTACCTCAGCCGTAGGTAAGGCAGATAACAACTGGGGAGGCATGACATGGACTGGCAAAGGAGAGCGTCCAAGTGGTGTGACTGTCACCCAAGGAACAGCAAGACCAGCTAATGAGGGTGGACATTATATGCACTATGCCTCTGTAGATGACTTTCTTACAGATTGGTTCTACCTGCTACGCTCAGGAGGTAGCTACAAGGTTTCAGGAGCCAAAACCTTTAGCGAGGCTATCAAAGGCATGTTTAAGACAGGCGGTGCAGTCTATGACTACGCTGCTACAGGCTATGATAATTACCTAGTGGGTATGTCAAGCCGTCTGAAAGCCATTGAGACAGAAAATGGGTCACTATCCAAGTATGATGTTGCAACCGTCGAGGATGTCGGTAGCAAAGATAAGATTGAGGTCAACATTGATGGGATTGAAATTTCTATCAATGGTGTAACCTATACCATTTCAAAAAAACCAGTTTAG
- a CDS encoding glycosyltransferase family 4 protein yields MTKEKIKVNMLSSSETVPGQGVSGAYRELMRLLKRDAREAIDLTENKRIKADITHYHTIDIPFYLSTFRKKRVGRRIGYVHFLPDTLQGSLRIPRIVQPIVAKYVTSFYNRMDHLVVVNPSFIEDLVAFGIDRDKITYIPNFVNSEKWFKPSAEDKSAVRKRYGWKDEDFVVLGAGQIQKRKGIDDFVTLAKTNPDIQFVWAGGFSFGGMTDGYDAYKKLMKNPPANLTFTGIVDADEMRQLYGACDLFLLPSFNELFPMTILEAAACGAPIMLRDLELYRIILEGMYLPASDVSKMSEAIRHLRTHPTELNHLQSQSEKISETYSEERLLETWLDFYRQQADLK; encoded by the coding sequence ATGACAAAAGAAAAAATCAAAGTCAATATGCTAAGCTCAAGTGAAACTGTTCCTGGACAAGGTGTTTCAGGGGCTTATCGTGAGCTAATGCGCCTTTTAAAACGAGATGCTAGAGAGGCTATTGACCTTACCGAAAATAAACGTATCAAAGCTGACATTACGCATTATCACACGATTGATATTCCTTTTTATCTGTCGACTTTTCGCAAAAAACGTGTCGGGCGTCGGATTGGCTATGTGCACTTTTTGCCAGACACCTTGCAAGGAAGCCTTCGTATTCCTAGGATTGTACAGCCTATTGTGGCAAAGTACGTGACCAGTTTTTACAACCGCATGGACCACTTGGTCGTTGTCAATCCTAGCTTTATCGAAGACTTGGTTGCTTTTGGAATTGACCGTGATAAGATTACTTACATCCCAAATTTTGTCAACTCAGAAAAATGGTTTAAGCCAAGTGCTGAGGATAAGAGTGCGGTGCGCAAGCGCTATGGTTGGAAAGACGAGGATTTTGTCGTTCTTGGTGCTGGACAAATCCAAAAACGCAAAGGTATCGACGATTTCGTCACACTTGCCAAAACCAATCCTGACATTCAGTTTGTCTGGGCGGGTGGTTTTTCATTTGGTGGGATGACAGATGGTTATGACGCCTACAAAAAGCTCATGAAAAATCCACCAGCTAACCTGACCTTTACAGGTATTGTGGACGCTGATGAAATGCGACAACTCTACGGAGCTTGCGATTTGTTTTTACTACCAAGCTTTAATGAGCTCTTTCCAATGACCATTCTTGAAGCTGCAGCGTGTGGAGCACCGATTATGCTGAGAGACTTGGAGCTTTACCGTATCATCTTAGAGGGAATGTACTTGCCAGCTAGTGACGTCTCAAAAATGAGCGAGGCGATTAGGCACTTGCGTACACATCCAACAGAGCTTAACCACCTCCAAAGTCAATCCGAAAAAATTTCAGAGACATACTCAGAGGAGCGTTTGCTTGAGACTTGGCTTGACTTTTACCGCCAGCAGGCAGACCTCAAATAA
- a CDS encoding glycosyltransferase family 4 protein: MRIGLFTDTYFPQVSGVATSIRTLKEELEKHGHDVYIFTTTDPEVKRYEDPTIIRLPSVPFISFTDRRVVYRGLISSYKIAKAYKLDIIHTQTEFSLGLLGKWIASGLHIPVVHTYHTQYEDYVGYIAKGRLIKPSMVKYIIRGYLSDLDGVICPSRIVLNLLEGYHVKIPKRVIPTGIPIEEYVREDITEEDREELRHELGIAPDETMLMSLSRVSSEKNIQAIFKSLPNVLAQNPKVKLVVVGDGPYLKTLKELARHLKLDHAIIFTGMVPHQKVAYYYKACDFFISASTSETQGLTYIESLASHRPIIAQSNPYLDDVIDHKMFGTLYKKESDLAAGILDAIENTPEMTEARYQKKLYEISAQHFARSVYSFYLDVLISQENKKRRKLSMAMKKNGPKVSKTSYKLPKQVLKITGTTSKKVMRAPKRMIMSIKDFLD, translated from the coding sequence ATGCGTATTGGATTATTTACAGATACTTACTTTCCGCAGGTGTCTGGTGTTGCGACAAGTATAAGGACACTAAAGGAAGAACTTGAAAAACATGGACACGATGTCTATATCTTTACCACAACGGACCCAGAGGTCAAGCGTTATGAAGACCCGACCATTATTAGGTTGCCTAGTGTGCCTTTTATCTCCTTTACAGACCGCCGTGTCGTCTATCGTGGCTTGATTTCTTCTTACAAGATAGCAAAAGCTTATAAGCTGGATATTATCCACACGCAGACAGAGTTTAGCCTTGGGCTTTTGGGAAAATGGATTGCTAGTGGTCTGCACATTCCGGTTGTTCATACCTACCATACCCAGTATGAGGACTATGTGGGCTATATTGCCAAAGGGCGCTTGATAAAGCCAAGCATGGTCAAGTATATCATCCGAGGCTATCTCAGCGACCTTGATGGGGTGATTTGCCCGTCTCGTATCGTGCTCAATCTGTTAGAGGGCTATCATGTCAAGATTCCAAAGCGTGTCATTCCGACAGGTATCCCTATTGAGGAGTATGTGCGTGAGGACATCACAGAAGAAGACAGAGAAGAGCTGCGCCATGAACTTGGGATTGCACCAGATGAGACCATGCTGATGAGTTTATCCCGTGTCTCATCTGAAAAAAATATCCAAGCTATCTTCAAGAGCTTGCCTAATGTCTTGGCGCAAAATCCTAAGGTCAAGCTAGTGGTCGTTGGAGATGGTCCTTATCTTAAGACCTTAAAAGAGTTGGCTCGTCACTTGAAGTTAGACCATGCTATTATCTTTACAGGGATGGTGCCCCATCAAAAAGTAGCTTATTATTACAAGGCATGTGACTTTTTCATCTCAGCGTCAACAAGTGAAACACAGGGCTTGACTTATATCGAGAGTCTAGCCAGCCACCGCCCTATCATCGCTCAGTCCAATCCTTACCTAGACGATGTCATTGACCACAAGATGTTTGGAACACTCTATAAAAAAGAGTCAGATCTCGCTGCAGGTATCTTAGATGCTATCGAAAATACACCTGAGATGACCGAGGCTCGCTATCAGAAGAAACTATACGAGATTTCAGCGCAGCATTTTGCCCGCTCAGTTTACAGTTTTTACCTCGATGTCCTCATTTCTCAGGAAAATAAAAAACGCCGTAAACTCTCCATGGCGATGAAGAAAAATGGACCAAAGGTGAGTAAGACGTCTTATAAACTGCCTAAGCAAGTGCTAAAAATCACTGGTACAACCTCTAAAAAGGTCATGCGAGCGCCTAAGCGGATGATTATGTCCATCAAAGATTTTCTAGATTAA
- a CDS encoding DUF1307 domain-containing protein, whose amino-acid sequence MTLTPKKITTLLFMSLLLVATTLVSAPSAFASTTVKKEFQLFSQKKGTDLRITYYMAKDSDKVTKQTAENRITYAALKKSAKTDNLDTIKAKLKKVQDSYNGVKGVKETLEFKGNYVLETVSINYKKADPNEVLALQGSQTDGNSQNKKIAYISYKLSAKTLKEQGYKAIKNGQFQTLQNLEE is encoded by the coding sequence ATGACATTAACGCCTAAAAAAATCACAACCTTGCTCTTTATGAGTCTGCTACTCGTTGCGACTACGCTTGTTAGCGCACCTAGCGCCTTTGCCAGCACGACAGTCAAAAAAGAGTTTCAGCTCTTTAGCCAAAAAAAGGGCACTGATTTGCGGATTACCTACTATATGGCAAAAGACAGTGATAAGGTGACCAAGCAAACGGCTGAAAACCGTATCACCTATGCTGCGCTCAAAAAAAGCGCCAAAACAGATAATCTAGACACTATCAAGGCTAAACTCAAAAAGGTCCAAGACTCCTACAACGGTGTCAAAGGCGTCAAAGAAACACTTGAATTCAAAGGAAATTACGTTCTTGAGACGGTCTCTATTAACTACAAAAAAGCCGACCCAAACGAGGTGCTAGCGCTACAAGGGTCTCAAACGGATGGCAACAGCCAAAACAAAAAAATAGCCTATATCAGCTACAAACTCAGTGCCAAAACGCTTAAAGAGCAAGGTTACAAGGCGATTAAAAACGGTCAATTTCAAACGCTCCAAAATCTAGAAGAATAA
- a CDS encoding (S)-acetoin forming diacetyl reductase, with amino-acid sequence MTKVAIVTGAGQGIGFAIAKRLHEDGFKVGILDYNAETAQKAVDAISSEDTIAVVANVAKRDEVFAAFDKVVEAFGDLHVVINNAGVAPTTPLDTITEEQFQNVFDINVGGTIWGAQAAHKHFKVLGHGGKIINATSQAGVVGNPNLTVYGSSKFAIRGITQTLARDLADEGITVNAYAPGIVKTPMMFDIAHQVGKNAGKDDEWGMQTFAKGIALKRLSKPEDVANAVSFLAGKDSDYITGQTLIVDGGMQFH; translated from the coding sequence ATGACTAAAGTGGCTATTGTAACAGGAGCAGGTCAAGGGATTGGCTTTGCCATTGCTAAGCGTTTACATGAAGATGGCTTTAAAGTTGGGATTTTAGATTATAATGCCGAAACAGCGCAAAAAGCTGTGGACGCTATCTCAAGCGAGGACACCATTGCCGTTGTGGCAAATGTCGCCAAGCGTGACGAGGTTTTCGCTGCTTTTGACAAGGTGGTTGAAGCATTTGGTGACTTGCATGTTGTCATCAATAATGCCGGTGTCGCACCGACAACACCGCTTGATACCATCACAGAAGAGCAATTCCAGAATGTCTTTGACATCAATGTCGGAGGTACCATCTGGGGAGCACAGGCTGCGCACAAACACTTTAAAGTGCTAGGACACGGTGGAAAGATCATCAATGCCACCTCACAAGCTGGTGTCGTTGGGAACCCAAACCTAACCGTCTATGGCTCTTCTAAGTTTGCCATCCGTGGGATTACGCAAACTCTTGCTCGTGACCTTGCCGATGAGGGTATCACGGTCAATGCTTACGCTCCTGGTATCGTTAAGACTCCGATGATGTTTGACATTGCCCACCAAGTCGGCAAAAATGCTGGTAAGGATGACGAGTGGGGTATGCAAACCTTTGCTAAAGGCATCGCCCTAAAACGTCTGTCTAAGCCTGAGGACGTTGCCAATGCCGTTAGTTTCCTAGCAGGAAAAGACTCTGACTACATCACAGGACAAACACTTATTGTCGATGGTGGTATGCAATTCCACTAA
- a CDS encoding MazG-like protein, whose translation MKLISISQETIDRCLAIRKAYRELELKHHDKEWSIDEDLLALTNDIGNMNRLIMTKQGRYYDETPYTLEHKIAENIWWLIELADRLDIDIQKEMETFLTQKEELLGIKK comes from the coding sequence ATGAAGTTGATAAGCATTTCACAAGAAACGATTGACCGTTGCCTAGCCATTCGTAAGGCATACAGAGAGTTGGAACTCAAGCACCACGACAAAGAGTGGTCCATTGATGAAGACCTCTTGGCTTTGACTAATGATATTGGCAACATGAACCGCCTGATTATGACCAAGCAGGGTCGTTACTATGATGAAACGCCCTATACCTTGGAGCATAAAATTGCTGAAAATATCTGGTGGTTGATTGAACTGGCTGACCGCCTGGATATTGATATTCAAAAAGAAATGGAAACCTTTTTAACTCAAAAAGAAGAGTTATTAGGGATTAAAAAATAA
- the thrS gene encoding threonine--tRNA ligase — MINITFPDGAVRSYDDGSTTFEIAQSISNSLAKKALAGKLNGKLIDTTRPIHEDGSLEIVTPDHEDALDILRHSAAHLFAQAARRLFPDIHLGVGPAIEDGFYYDTDNEAGQISNEDLPRIEEEMKKIVKENFPSIREEVTKEEAREIFKNDPYKLELIEEHSEDEGGLTIYRQGEYVDLCRGPHVPSTGRIQVFHLLNVAGAYWRGDSNNAMMQRVYGTAWFDKKDLKAYLQRLEEAKERDHRKLGRELDLFMISQEVGQGLPFWLPNGATIRRVLERYIVDKELASGYQHVYTPPVASVELYKTSGHWDHYQEDMFPTMDMGDGEEFVLRPMNCPHHIQVYKHHVHSYRELPIRIAEIGMMHRYEKSGALTGLQRVREMSLNDGHLFVTPEQIQDEFQRALQLIIDVYEDFNLTDYRFRLSLRDPKDTHKYFDNDEMWENAQSMLRAALDKMGVEYFEAEGEAAFYGPKLDIQVKTALGNEETLSTIQLDFLLPERFDLKYTGADGEEHRPVMIHRGVISTMERFTAILIENYKGAFPTWLAPQQVTVIPISNEAHTDYAWEVAKQLRDRGIRVDVDERNEKMQYKIRQSQTQKVPYQLIVGDKEMEDKTVNVRRYGQKQTHTESVAEFVDTILADIARKSRVEKEDK; from the coding sequence ATGATTAACATTACTTTTCCAGATGGTGCTGTACGTAGTTATGATGATGGCAGCACAACTTTTGAAATTGCCCAATCTATCAGCAATTCTTTGGCAAAAAAAGCCTTGGCTGGTAAATTGAACGGTAAATTGATTGATACGACGCGTCCTATCCATGAGGATGGTAGTCTTGAGATTGTGACACCTGACCACGAAGATGCCTTAGATATCTTACGTCACTCAGCTGCTCACTTATTTGCCCAAGCAGCTCGTCGTCTCTTCCCTGACATTCACTTGGGTGTTGGTCCTGCCATTGAGGACGGTTTCTACTACGATACAGACAATGAAGCTGGTCAAATCTCAAATGAAGACCTTCCTCGTATCGAAGAAGAGATGAAAAAAATCGTCAAAGAAAATTTCCCAAGCATTCGTGAGGAAGTCACTAAAGAAGAAGCGCGTGAGATTTTCAAAAACGACCCTTACAAGTTAGAGCTTATCGAGGAGCACTCTGAGGATGAGGGCGGACTCACTATCTACCGTCAAGGTGAGTATGTCGACCTCTGCCGTGGTCCACACGTGCCGTCTACTGGTCGCATTCAAGTCTTTCATTTGCTAAATGTTGCTGGTGCTTACTGGCGTGGCGACAGCAACAATGCTATGATGCAGCGTGTCTATGGTACGGCTTGGTTTGACAAAAAAGACCTTAAAGCCTATCTTCAACGCCTTGAAGAAGCTAAAGAACGTGACCACCGTAAATTGGGACGTGAGCTTGACCTCTTTATGATTTCACAAGAAGTCGGACAAGGCTTGCCATTCTGGTTGCCAAATGGTGCGACTATCCGTCGTGTCTTGGAACGTTATATTGTGGACAAAGAGTTGGCATCAGGTTACCAACACGTTTACACACCACCAGTTGCTTCAGTAGAACTCTACAAAACGTCTGGTCACTGGGACCACTATCAAGAAGACATGTTTCCAACCATGGATATGGGCGATGGTGAAGAGTTCGTTCTACGCCCAATGAACTGCCCACACCACATCCAAGTCTACAAACACCATGTGCATTCTTACCGTGAATTGCCAATCCGTATCGCTGAAATCGGTATGATGCACCGTTATGAAAAATCTGGTGCTCTTACTGGACTTCAACGTGTGCGTGAAATGTCACTCAACGATGGTCACCTTTTCGTGACACCGGAACAAATTCAGGATGAATTCCAACGTGCCCTTCAATTGATTATTGACGTGTACGAAGACTTCAACTTGACCGATTACCGTTTCCGTCTCTCACTTCGTGACCCTAAAGATACCCACAAGTATTTCGACAACGATGAGATGTGGGAAAATGCTCAAAGCATGCTTCGTGCAGCCCTTGATAAGATGGGTGTTGAGTACTTTGAAGCCGAAGGAGAAGCGGCCTTCTATGGTCCTAAGTTGGACATCCAAGTGAAGACAGCCCTCGGAAATGAAGAAACCCTCTCAACCATCCAGTTGGACTTCTTGCTTCCAGAACGTTTTGACCTCAAATACACTGGTGCAGATGGCGAAGAACACCGTCCAGTGATGATTCACCGTGGTGTTATCTCGACTATGGAACGCTTCACAGCTATCCTGATTGAAAATTACAAGGGAGCCTTCCCAACTTGGTTGGCGCCTCAACAAGTAACAGTTATCCCAATTTCCAATGAAGCGCACACCGATTATGCTTGGGAAGTGGCTAAACAACTCCGTGATCGTGGGATTCGTGTCGATGTGGACGAGCGCAATGAAAAAATGCAGTACAAGATTCGTCAGTCTCAAACTCAAAAAGTTCCTTACCAATTGATCGTTGGGGACAAGGAAATGGAAGACAAGACAGTCAACGTTCGTCGTTACGGTCAAAAACAAACCCACACCGAATCTGTGGCAGAATTTGTGGACACTATCCTAGCCGATATTGCTCGCAAATCTCGTGTGGAAAAAGAAGACAAGTAA
- a CDS encoding response regulator transcription factor, with protein MAKVYIADDDKNIRELIASFLREDGIEVELFETGDQLLLRFLEAPADVVVLDVMMPGSSGFIIAESLRKRSDVPIILLTARDSDSDFLEGFSAGADDYFTKPFSPLKLSLRIKAILSRQLQQDSTGELSYHGLQLSSKNRSAIYQDSNIKLTNTEFELLKFLLERKEEAVSRDELLEQVWGYESDVETRVTDDTIKRLRKKLRGVESHVVIETVWGYGFKLTYKD; from the coding sequence ATGGCTAAGGTTTATATTGCTGATGATGATAAGAATATCAGAGAGTTGATAGCTTCTTTTTTGCGAGAAGATGGCATTGAGGTGGAGCTGTTTGAGACGGGTGACCAGCTTTTGCTGCGTTTTTTAGAAGCGCCAGCAGACGTGGTGGTTTTAGATGTTATGATGCCAGGTAGCAGTGGCTTTATCATTGCTGAGAGTCTGCGCAAACGCTCGGATGTGCCTATTATTTTACTGACAGCAAGAGATAGCGATAGCGACTTTTTAGAGGGCTTTAGCGCTGGAGCGGATGATTACTTTACTAAGCCTTTTTCTCCACTCAAGCTCAGTCTTCGTATCAAGGCGATTTTGTCCCGTCAGCTGCAGCAAGATAGCACGGGTGAGCTTAGCTATCATGGTCTGCAACTCTCAAGCAAAAACCGCTCTGCTATTTACCAAGATAGTAACATCAAGCTGACCAACACAGAGTTTGAACTGCTCAAGTTCCTCCTTGAGCGTAAGGAGGAGGCTGTCTCACGTGATGAGCTGCTAGAGCAGGTCTGGGGCTATGAGAGCGATGTGGAGACGAGAGTGACGGATGATACCATCAAGCGCCTGCGCAAGAAATTAAGAGGAGTAGAGAGTCATGTCGTTATTGAAACGGTTTGGGGCTACGGCTTCAAACTCACCTACAAAGACTAA
- a CDS encoding IS630 transposase-related protein produces the protein MKSYGIDFRKRVINYVEAGHSKKETCQLFGISTNTLYLWEKQLKELGHLERQKRKPSPRKLPLDKLEAYVKEHPDAFLREIAEHFDCSIPSVWAALKN, from the coding sequence ATGAAAAGTTACGGAATAGATTTTAGAAAACGAGTTATTAATTATGTAGAGGCTGGTCATTCCAAAAAAGAAACGTGTCAGTTATTTGGAATTAGCACTAATACACTGTATCTGTGGGAGAAACAACTCAAAGAACTAGGTCATTTGGAGCGCCAAAAAAGAAAACCAAGCCCTCGCAAATTGCCATTGGATAAGTTAGAAGCCTATGTCAAGGAACATCCAGATGCTTTCTTAAGGGAAATTGCAGAGCATTTTGACTGTAGTATTCCCTCAGTTTGGGCTGCCTTAAAAAACTGA
- a CDS encoding sensor histidine kinase, with amino-acid sequence MVKMATYTGKLEKYYIKKNSGKRAQTYRVFVFVDVSPASYLSWWLNSSLLLLMVIIGFIASLFIYLTGKRVDSAFTSLKDSITRLGKRQKLGKKEELPYEEFNDVMMTVAKMSDMIDANQRSQQLFFQNASHELRTPLMSIQGYAEGLKEGVLKNSKEAAGIIYDESQKMTELVDDILTLSKLETIQTKINLERVVLDNLLYDVSWRLKHKADERGLVFEHDFHDDNCELVLDETLMERAFLNIISNAVRYAKHTITLSTELLEDKVVVHIANDGPEISKETQEHIFERFYKGEKGQFGIGLSMTKDIIERHGGQISLRSQADKTTFSVALPLVAD; translated from the coding sequence ATGGTCAAAATGGCGACCTACACAGGTAAGCTAGAAAAATATTACATCAAGAAAAACAGTGGCAAACGTGCACAAACCTATCGTGTCTTTGTCTTTGTCGATGTCAGCCCTGCTAGCTATCTTAGCTGGTGGCTAAATAGCTCACTGCTTCTTTTGATGGTTATCATTGGGTTCATCGCTAGTTTGTTCATTTACCTGACTGGTAAGCGTGTTGATAGTGCTTTTACCAGCTTAAAGGACAGTATCACTCGTCTCGGCAAGCGCCAAAAACTGGGGAAAAAAGAGGAGTTGCCCTACGAAGAGTTTAATGACGTGATGATGACTGTTGCGAAGATGAGTGATATGATTGACGCCAATCAGCGCAGCCAACAGCTCTTTTTCCAGAATGCCTCGCATGAGTTAAGGACACCGCTTATGTCCATTCAAGGCTATGCAGAAGGACTCAAAGAAGGCGTGCTGAAGAATTCCAAAGAAGCGGCAGGTATCATCTACGACGAGAGTCAAAAAATGACAGAGCTGGTGGATGACATCCTTACGCTATCAAAACTAGAAACCATACAGACAAAGATAAACCTAGAAAGGGTTGTCTTAGATAATCTCCTCTATGATGTTAGCTGGCGATTAAAGCACAAGGCAGACGAGAGAGGTTTGGTTTTTGAACACGATTTTCACGATGACAATTGTGAGCTGGTGCTTGATGAGACGCTTATGGAGCGTGCCTTTCTCAATATCATCAGCAACGCCGTCCGCTATGCTAAGCACACTATCACTCTCAGTACAGAGCTTTTGGAGGACAAGGTTGTGGTGCATATCGCAAACGACGGTCCTGAGATTAGTAAGGAAACGCAAGAGCACATCTTTGAGCGCTTTTACAAAGGGGAGAAAGGTCAGTTTGGCATAGGGCTTTCTATGACCAAGGACATTATCGAGCGCCATGGTGGGCAGATTTCTCTAAGGTCACAAGCTGACAAGACGACTTTTAGTGTAGCCTTACCACTTGTGGCAGATTAG
- a CDS encoding amino acid ABC transporter permease, translating into MSQVLTQSNLIFILKGLGLTLYISFFAIVLSTIFGTILAVMRNSHNRLLKILASIYIEFVRNVPNLLWIFIIFLVFQMKSVPAGITAFTVFTSAALAEIIRGGLNAVDHGQTEAGLAQGFTNYQIFIYIVFPQAFRKMLPAIISQFVTVIKDTSLLYSVIAIQELFGKSQILMGRYFEASQVFTLYGIVAGLYFVINFAISMFSRHLAKRWAQAAE; encoded by the coding sequence ATGTCACAAGTTTTAACCCAAAGTAATCTCATCTTTATCCTAAAAGGGTTGGGATTGACACTTTATATCTCATTTTTTGCTATTGTGCTCTCTACAATTTTTGGAACCATCCTTGCTGTTATGCGCAATAGCCACAATCGTCTGCTCAAAATCTTAGCCAGCATTTACATCGAGTTTGTGCGTAATGTGCCAAACTTGCTGTGGATTTTCATTATCTTCCTAGTCTTTCAAATGAAGTCTGTACCTGCTGGTATCACTGCCTTTACGGTCTTTACGTCAGCAGCTCTTGCTGAAATCATCCGTGGTGGGCTCAATGCCGTTGACCACGGACAAACTGAGGCTGGGCTTGCTCAAGGTTTTACCAACTATCAGATTTTTATCTATATCGTCTTTCCACAAGCCTTTCGCAAGATGTTGCCTGCCATCATCTCACAGTTTGTAACGGTCATCAAGGACACCTCACTTCTCTACTCTGTTATCGCCATTCAAGAGTTATTTGGTAAGAGCCAAATCTTGATGGGACGCTATTTTGAAGCGAGTCAGGTCTTTACCCTTTACGGTATCGTTGCTGGACTGTACTTTGTCATTAACTTTGCTATTTCCATGTTCTCACGCCACTTGGCAAAACGCTGGGCACAGGCAGCGGAGTAA